GACGACCATGCCGACCGCCAGGATGATCGCCGTCAGGGTGACCATGTCCACCTGGATGCCCAGCAGCAGCATCACCGCGAAGGTGAGCAGGAAGGACATGGGCATTGAAACGGCCACGACCAGCCCACGGCGCCAGCTGCCGAGGAAAAGGAAGATCACCACGGCGGCCAGCAGGAGCGCCTGCCAGACGCTTTCCAACATGTTTCCGACGACCTGGCGGGTGAACGAGGCGGATTCCTCGGCCTCGCTGAATACGACGTCTGGGTACTGCGCCGCAAGCTCGGCCAGGCGGGCGCGGGCGGCCTCCACGACCGCGACGGTGTTGGCGTCGTCCTGCTTGAATACTTGTAGGGCAATGGCCGGATTGCCGGCGACGTGGAAGCGGGACAGATCCTCTGCGCCACCGACGGCTATGACTGCCACGTCCCCGACCTTCAACTGCCGCCCGCCGACCACCGGCAGCGGGACGGCCGCCAGGCCCCCGGGATGATCCGGCTGGCCGTCGACGCGGAACCCGTACTGCGTGCCGCCGCTACGGATCTGTCCGGCCGGCAGGCTCACGTTGTGGTCCTGCAGGGCGGCTGCCACCTGACCGATGGTCAGACGGTAGGCTTCCAGGGCCGTCCGGTCGACCTGGACGGAGATTTCCGGTTCATGGCCGCCGAACACGTCGACCACGGCCACGCCGGGCACGCGCTGGATTTCAGGGGCCAGGACATCTTCGGCCAGGCGCCGGACTGATACTAGGTCCTCGCCCCTGGCGCCCACCGTCAGGACCGGTCGGTCGCTCGTGGAGAACTTCAGGACCTGGGGATCGGCGATGCCCGCCGGCAGGCCGGCGCGGATGCGGGTCAAGGCGTTCTGGACGTCGATGGCCGCCAAATCGACCGAG
Above is a window of bacterium DNA encoding:
- a CDS encoding efflux RND transporter permease subunit, which gives rise to MSMPGFALDNRHTIYALSLGVLMFGTLAYFALPIQLFPDTAPPLVNVLTSYPGATAADVADLVSEPIETECASLEGVARVASTSQDGLSLVEVEFRYGVSVDLAAIDVQNALTRIRAGLPAGIADPQVLKFSTSDRPVLTVGARGEDLVSVRRLAEDVLAPEIQRVPGVAVVDVFGGHEPEISVQVDRTALEAYRLTIGQVAAALQDHNVSLPAGQIRSGGTQYGFRVDGQPDHPGGLAAVPLPVVGGRQLKVGDVAVIAVGGAEDLSRFHVAGNPAIALQVFKQDDANTVAVVEAARARLAELAAQYPDVVFSEAEESASFTRQVVGNMLESVWQALLLAAVVIFLFLGSWRRGLVVAVSMPMSFLLTFAVMLLLGIQVDMVTLTAIILAVGMVV